A portion of the Oryzias melastigma strain HK-1 linkage group LG1, ASM292280v2, whole genome shotgun sequence genome contains these proteins:
- the LOC112137216 gene encoding uncharacterized protein LOC112137216 isoform X2, translating to MSTAEICEAFERIIEGMEWEDIVSTLMEIIEAELGTATPPPLSLAGSQSLPDVAWCPPLAAGSTQMKRREANVPFITFYPIYFLLAPPTAEEVYQLSPAAPLSSSSSAKKQDDHVKQPPNASMIFSREQKAKVKAELNIKSSSALKCTTLSPQEKEKHFKQEFQNEQEHPGRSSAHNCVKKRKRASASASDEESAPGENNSDSVSPAP from the exons ATGTCAACCGCTGAAATCTGTGAGGCGTTTGAGCGCATTATTGAGGGGATGGAGTGGGAGGACATAGTCTCCACATTGATGGAGATTATCGAGGCCGAGTTGGGGACAGCAACACCTCCTCCGCTCAGCCTCGCCGGGTCTCAGTCCCTCCCTGACGTGGCGTGGTGCCCTCCCCTGGCTGCTGGCAGCACTCAGATGAAGAGACGG GAGGCCAACGTTCCATTCATCACCTTTTATCCCATCTACTTCCTGCTAGCCCCGCCCACAGCAGAGGAGGTCTACCAGCtttctcctgctgctcctctgagCTCCAGCTCCTCGGC gaagAAGCAGGACGATCACGTTAAGCAGCCTCCCAACGCCTCCATGATCTTTTCAAGAGAGCAGAAGGCAAAGGTCAAAGCTGAGCTCAACATTAAAAGTAGCTCAGCTTTGA AGTGCACGACTCTTTCTCCTCAGGAGAAGGAGAAACACTTCAAGCAGGAATTCCAGAACGAGCAGGAGCATCCTGGGAGGAGCAGCGCTCATAACTGT GTAAAGAAGAGAAAGAGAGCTTCTGCTTCTGCTTCTGATGAAG agTCTGCACCAGGAGAAAATAACTCAGACTCCGTCTCTCCTGCTCCATAA
- the LOC112137216 gene encoding protein capicua homolog isoform X1 gives MSTAEICEAFERIIEGMEWEDIVSTLMEIIEAELGTATPPPLSLAGSQSLPDVAWCPPLAAGSTQMKRREANVPFITFYPIYFLLAPPTAEEVYQLSPAAPLSSSSSAKKQDDHVKQPPNASMIFSREQKAKVKAELNIKSSSALNKVPRKRCTTLSPQEKEKHFKQEFQNEQEHPGRSSAHNCVKKRKRASASASDEESAPGENNSDSVSPAP, from the exons ATGTCAACCGCTGAAATCTGTGAGGCGTTTGAGCGCATTATTGAGGGGATGGAGTGGGAGGACATAGTCTCCACATTGATGGAGATTATCGAGGCCGAGTTGGGGACAGCAACACCTCCTCCGCTCAGCCTCGCCGGGTCTCAGTCCCTCCCTGACGTGGCGTGGTGCCCTCCCCTGGCTGCTGGCAGCACTCAGATGAAGAGACGG GAGGCCAACGTTCCATTCATCACCTTTTATCCCATCTACTTCCTGCTAGCCCCGCCCACAGCAGAGGAGGTCTACCAGCtttctcctgctgctcctctgagCTCCAGCTCCTCGGC gaagAAGCAGGACGATCACGTTAAGCAGCCTCCCAACGCCTCCATGATCTTTTCAAGAGAGCAGAAGGCAAAGGTCAAAGCTGAGCTCAACATTAAAAGTAGCTCAGCTTTGAATAAAGTCCCGAGAAAGAGG TGCACGACTCTTTCTCCTCAGGAGAAGGAGAAACACTTCAAGCAGGAATTCCAGAACGAGCAGGAGCATCCTGGGAGGAGCAGCGCTCATAACTGT GTAAAGAAGAGAAAGAGAGCTTCTGCTTCTGCTTCTGATGAAG agTCTGCACCAGGAGAAAATAACTCAGACTCCGTCTCTCCTGCTCCATAA